In Arsenicicoccus dermatophilus, a genomic segment contains:
- a CDS encoding oleate hydratase gives MYYSSGNYESFARPRPVPGAERKHVWFVGAGLASLSSAVFMIRDAGVPGSNITILEKLTLAGGALDGIKEPERGFVIRGGREMEDHFECLWDCFRSIPSLEIEGASVLDEFYWLNKDDPNYSLQRMTERRGEDTGTEGKFTLSKKAQKELLKVFLAPRERMEGKRIDEVFSQEFFDSNFWLYWRTMFAFETWHSALEMKLYLHRFIHHIGGLPDFSALKFTKYNQYESLVMPMTRWLMNQGVRFEFQTDVTDIAFDITAQRKRATRIDWVRRGEAGGVDLGEDDLVVTTIGSLVDNSDNGDHHTPAKLDRGPASAWDLWKKIARKDPSFGRPEVFCSSIDETKWESATVTTLDERIPEHIRRICKRDPLSGRVVTGGIVTCKDSAWLLSWTVNRQPHFKAQKPGQVVAWVYALFVDVPGDYVKKPMSECTGEEITAEWLYHMGVPVEQIPELAATGAKTVPCMMPYVTSFFMPRKAGDRPQVVPEGAENFAFIGQFAETGRDCIFTTEYSVRTGMEAAYRLLGVERGVPEVFNSTYDVRTLLKASSALREGEKVDLPGPARVRGAIRRRLDSTVVGGLLRDAGLI, from the coding sequence ATGTACTACAGCAGCGGCAACTACGAGTCCTTCGCCCGCCCGAGGCCGGTGCCCGGCGCAGAGCGCAAGCACGTGTGGTTCGTGGGTGCTGGTCTGGCGTCGCTGTCGTCGGCCGTGTTCATGATCCGCGACGCCGGAGTGCCCGGCAGCAACATCACTATCCTGGAGAAGCTGACCCTCGCCGGCGGTGCCCTCGACGGCATCAAGGAGCCCGAGCGGGGCTTCGTCATCCGCGGTGGTCGTGAGATGGAGGACCACTTCGAGTGCCTGTGGGACTGCTTCCGGTCGATCCCCTCGCTGGAGATCGAGGGTGCGTCGGTGCTCGACGAGTTCTACTGGCTGAACAAGGACGACCCCAACTACTCCCTGCAGCGGATGACCGAGCGCCGTGGCGAGGACACCGGCACGGAGGGGAAGTTCACGCTGTCCAAGAAGGCCCAGAAGGAGCTGCTCAAGGTCTTCCTCGCTCCTCGGGAGCGGATGGAGGGCAAGCGGATCGACGAGGTCTTCTCGCAGGAGTTCTTCGACTCCAACTTCTGGCTCTACTGGCGCACCATGTTCGCCTTCGAGACCTGGCACTCGGCCCTGGAGATGAAGCTCTACCTGCACCGCTTCATCCACCACATCGGTGGCCTTCCGGACTTCTCGGCGCTGAAGTTCACCAAGTACAACCAGTACGAGTCGCTGGTGATGCCGATGACCCGGTGGCTGATGAACCAGGGCGTGCGGTTCGAGTTCCAGACCGACGTCACCGACATCGCCTTCGACATCACCGCGCAGCGCAAGCGCGCCACCCGGATCGACTGGGTGCGGCGCGGCGAGGCGGGCGGGGTCGACCTGGGCGAGGACGACCTGGTCGTCACCACGATCGGCTCGTTGGTCGACAACTCCGACAACGGTGACCACCACACCCCGGCCAAGCTCGACCGCGGACCCGCGTCCGCCTGGGACCTGTGGAAGAAGATCGCCCGCAAGGATCCGAGCTTCGGCCGGCCCGAGGTCTTCTGCTCCTCCATCGACGAGACCAAGTGGGAGTCGGCGACCGTCACCACCCTGGACGAGCGGATCCCCGAGCACATCCGGCGCATCTGCAAGCGCGACCCGCTGAGCGGTCGGGTCGTCACCGGCGGGATCGTCACCTGCAAGGACTCGGCCTGGCTGCTGTCGTGGACCGTCAACCGCCAGCCGCACTTCAAGGCGCAGAAGCCCGGACAGGTCGTGGCCTGGGTCTACGCGCTGTTCGTGGACGTGCCGGGCGACTACGTCAAGAAGCCGATGTCCGAGTGCACCGGCGAGGAGATCACCGCCGAGTGGCTGTACCACATGGGGGTGCCGGTCGAGCAGATCCCCGAGCTGGCGGCGACCGGTGCCAAGACGGTGCCGTGCATGATGCCCTACGTCACGAGCTTCTTCATGCCCCGCAAGGCCGGCGACCGACCCCAGGTCGTGCCCGAGGGGGCCGAGAACTTCGCCTTCATCGGGCAGTTCGCCGAGACCGGGCGCGACTGCATCTTCACCACGGAGTACTCCGTGCGGACCGGCATGGAGGCGGCCTACCGGCTGCTCGGCGTCGAGCGGGGCGTCCCCGAGGTCTTCAACAGCACCTATGACGTCCGCACCCTGCTCAAGGCGTCGTCGGCGCTGCGCGAGGGCGAGAAGGTCGACCTGCCCGGCCCGGCCCGGGTGCGCGGGGCGATCCGGCGCCGTCTGGACTCGACCGTGGTGGGCGGGCTGCTGCGGGACGCCGGACTGATCTGA
- a CDS encoding DegV family protein, giving the protein MPLLVPRVGLVTDSTGCLPAASLTERGIDVVPLVLVADGVERPEGEIAGEELTEVLTRAKKLGTSRPSPAAFLEAYRRAAAQGCEEILSIHLSADLSGTTEAAVLAATRSPIPVEVVDSRSIGMGLGYAVETAAEVVGEGGSAAEAGAAALARAQDTTLTFCVQSLDYLRKGGRVGGAAALLGTALAIKPLLALEDGRIEAVAKVRTATRAVTQMVDRSVRAVESAAAGADVTVHQLDAELRADQVVEALQARCPEGTSVQAVELGAVTACHVGPGTTAVVVAPRRA; this is encoded by the coding sequence ATGCCTCTCCTCGTGCCCCGCGTGGGCCTGGTCACCGACTCGACGGGTTGCCTGCCCGCCGCGTCGCTGACCGAGCGCGGCATCGACGTGGTGCCGCTGGTCCTCGTCGCCGACGGGGTCGAACGTCCCGAGGGCGAGATCGCGGGGGAGGAGCTCACCGAGGTCCTCACCCGCGCCAAGAAGCTCGGCACCTCCCGCCCGTCGCCCGCGGCCTTCCTCGAGGCCTACCGCCGGGCGGCGGCGCAGGGCTGCGAGGAGATCCTGTCGATCCACCTGTCCGCGGACCTGTCCGGGACGACGGAGGCCGCGGTGCTCGCGGCGACCCGCTCCCCGATCCCGGTGGAGGTGGTCGACAGCCGGTCCATCGGCATGGGCCTGGGGTATGCCGTGGAGACGGCCGCCGAGGTCGTCGGGGAGGGCGGCAGCGCCGCCGAGGCGGGGGCGGCCGCCCTCGCCCGGGCGCAGGACACGACGCTGACCTTCTGCGTGCAGTCGCTGGACTACCTGCGCAAGGGTGGGCGGGTCGGGGGCGCCGCGGCCCTGCTCGGCACCGCGCTCGCGATCAAGCCGTTGCTGGCCCTGGAGGACGGGCGGATCGAGGCGGTCGCCAAGGTGCGCACGGCCACCCGTGCGGTCACGCAGATGGTGGACCGGTCGGTGCGGGCCGTGGAGTCCGCAGCCGCCGGCGCCGACGTGACCGTGCACCAGCTCGACGCCGAGCTGCGCGCTGACCAGGTGGTGGAGGCGCTGCAGGCCCGCTGCCCCGAGGGCACCTCCGTCCAGGCGGTCGAGCTCGGCGCGGTGACGGCCTGCCACGTCGGTCCGGGGACCACGGCGGTGGTCGTGGCCCCCCGCCGGGCCTGA
- the leuS gene encoding leucine--tRNA ligase: MSDAAEATRDEHPHRYTAMLAGQIESAWQDRWQAEGTYHAPNPAGPWAEPDNPLTAARKLLVLDMFPYPSGAGLHVGHPLGYIATDVYARYHRMTGKNVLHCLGYDAFGLPAEQYAVQTGQHPRTTTEANIEIMARQLRRLGLGHDDRRAIRTIDPDYYRWTQWIFLQIFDSWYDESAVRPDGGLGRARPIADLLPQLQDGSRALPEAFAGRTWDQLTVAEQATVVDGYRLAYADEAPVNWAPGLGTVLSNEEVTNDGRSERGNFPVFRKNLRQWKMRITAYADRLADDLDRVDWPEKVKAMQRNWVGRSHGARVTFTGPGGEAIDVFTTRPDTLFGATFMVLAPEHPLVEALTTDEWPQAIPLQWTGGAESPRAAVSAYQQAASRKSDVERQRDDKSKTGVFTGSYATNPVNGRQVPVFVADYVLMGYGTGAIMAVPAHDTRDFEFATELRIPIVDVVAPEGDDSWPGSVTTGEAYTAPGVAIASSNDEISLDGLRLDEAKAAMIAYLERTGKGQGTVSYRLRDWLFSRQRYWGEPFPIVFDEDGVAHALPESMLPLELPDVPDYSPKTFDPEDDSSAPEPPLSRATEWVDVELDLGDGRGLRRFRRETNTMPNWAGSCWYFLRYLDPANDQALVDPSVERYWMGPQSAPVAGAPEGAKDPGGVDLYVGGVEHAVLHLLYARFWVKVLHDLGHLSSDEPFRRYFSQGYIQAYAYRDDRGQPVPAAEVAESADGVFTWQGKVVHREYGKIGKSLKNVISPDEMCDEYGADTFRVYEMAMGPLELSKPWETRAVVGSQRFLQRLWRVVVDEETGACRVSEDPMPADVERLLHRTVDQVGRDYDALRFNTAIARLIELNNALTKLDVVPRAAAEPLVLMIAPVAPHLAEELWHRLGHADSVVHQPFPQADPALLVDDTVTCVVQVLGKVRDRLEVAADISEADLEAAALALPRIQELLAGKTVRKVIVRAPKLVNVVAG; the protein is encoded by the coding sequence ATGAGCGACGCGGCCGAGGCCACCCGAGACGAGCACCCCCACCGCTACACCGCCATGCTGGCCGGGCAGATCGAGAGTGCCTGGCAGGACCGCTGGCAGGCCGAGGGCACCTACCACGCGCCCAACCCGGCGGGCCCCTGGGCGGAGCCGGACAACCCGCTGACCGCGGCCCGCAAGCTCCTGGTCCTCGACATGTTCCCCTACCCGAGCGGGGCGGGCCTGCACGTCGGGCACCCGCTGGGCTACATCGCGACCGACGTCTACGCGCGCTACCACCGGATGACCGGCAAGAACGTCCTGCACTGCCTGGGCTACGACGCCTTCGGCCTGCCGGCGGAGCAGTACGCCGTCCAGACCGGCCAGCACCCGCGCACCACCACCGAGGCCAACATCGAGATCATGGCCCGCCAGCTGCGGCGCCTGGGGCTCGGGCACGACGACCGGCGCGCGATCCGCACCATCGACCCGGACTACTACCGCTGGACCCAGTGGATCTTCCTGCAGATCTTCGACAGCTGGTACGACGAGTCCGCCGTGCGCCCCGACGGTGGCCTGGGTCGGGCCCGCCCGATCGCCGACCTCCTGCCGCAGCTGCAGGACGGGTCCCGCGCGCTGCCCGAGGCCTTCGCCGGGCGCACCTGGGACCAGCTGACCGTGGCCGAGCAGGCCACCGTGGTCGACGGCTACCGCCTGGCCTACGCCGACGAGGCACCGGTCAACTGGGCTCCTGGTCTGGGCACGGTCCTGTCCAACGAGGAGGTCACCAACGACGGCCGCTCCGAGCGCGGCAACTTCCCGGTCTTCCGCAAGAACCTGCGCCAGTGGAAGATGCGGATCACGGCGTATGCCGACCGGCTGGCCGACGACCTGGACCGCGTGGACTGGCCGGAGAAGGTCAAGGCCATGCAGCGCAACTGGGTAGGCCGCTCGCACGGCGCGCGGGTGACCTTCACCGGGCCGGGCGGCGAGGCCATCGACGTGTTCACCACGCGCCCCGACACGCTCTTCGGCGCGACGTTCATGGTTCTGGCGCCCGAGCACCCGCTGGTCGAGGCGCTCACCACCGACGAGTGGCCGCAGGCCATCCCGCTGCAGTGGACCGGCGGGGCCGAGTCCCCGCGGGCCGCCGTGTCGGCATACCAGCAGGCCGCCTCCCGCAAGTCCGACGTCGAGCGGCAGAGGGACGACAAGTCCAAGACGGGGGTCTTCACCGGCTCCTACGCCACGAATCCCGTGAACGGGCGCCAGGTGCCGGTGTTCGTCGCGGACTACGTGCTGATGGGCTACGGGACCGGCGCCATCATGGCCGTGCCCGCGCACGACACCCGCGACTTCGAGTTCGCCACCGAGCTGCGGATCCCGATCGTCGACGTGGTCGCGCCCGAGGGCGACGACTCCTGGCCGGGCTCGGTGACCACGGGCGAGGCCTACACCGCGCCGGGCGTGGCGATCGCGTCGAGCAACGACGAGATCTCCCTGGACGGGCTGCGCCTGGACGAGGCCAAGGCCGCGATGATCGCCTACCTCGAGCGCACCGGCAAGGGGCAGGGGACGGTGTCGTACCGCCTGCGCGACTGGCTGTTCAGCCGGCAGCGCTACTGGGGCGAGCCCTTCCCGATCGTCTTCGACGAGGACGGCGTGGCCCACGCTCTGCCCGAGTCGATGCTGCCGCTCGAGCTGCCGGACGTGCCGGACTACTCGCCGAAGACCTTCGATCCCGAGGACGACTCGTCCGCGCCGGAGCCGCCGCTGTCACGCGCCACCGAGTGGGTCGACGTCGAGCTGGACCTGGGCGACGGGCGCGGCCTGCGGCGCTTCCGCCGCGAGACCAACACCATGCCCAACTGGGCGGGGTCGTGCTGGTACTTCCTGCGCTACCTGGACCCCGCCAACGACCAGGCCCTGGTGGACCCCTCGGTCGAGCGCTACTGGATGGGTCCGCAGTCCGCGCCCGTCGCGGGCGCGCCCGAGGGAGCCAAGGACCCCGGCGGCGTCGACCTCTACGTCGGCGGCGTCGAGCACGCCGTGCTGCACCTGCTCTATGCGCGCTTCTGGGTCAAGGTGCTGCACGACCTGGGCCACCTGAGCTCGGACGAGCCCTTCCGCAGGTACTTCTCGCAGGGCTACATCCAGGCCTATGCCTATCGGGACGACCGTGGTCAGCCCGTGCCCGCGGCCGAGGTGGCGGAGAGCGCCGACGGCGTCTTCACCTGGCAGGGCAAGGTCGTCCACCGCGAGTACGGCAAGATCGGCAAGTCGCTCAAGAACGTCATCTCCCCGGACGAGATGTGCGACGAGTACGGCGCGGACACCTTCCGCGTCTACGAGATGGCCATGGGCCCGCTGGAGCTCAGCAAGCCCTGGGAGACGCGCGCGGTCGTGGGCTCGCAGCGCTTCCTGCAGCGGCTGTGGCGCGTCGTCGTGGACGAGGAGACCGGCGCCTGCCGGGTGTCCGAGGACCCGATGCCCGCCGACGTCGAGCGGCTGCTGCACCGGACCGTCGACCAGGTGGGCCGCGACTACGACGCACTGCGGTTCAACACCGCGATCGCGCGGCTGATCGAGCTCAACAACGCGCTGACCAAGCTCGACGTCGTGCCCCGCGCGGCCGCCGAGCCGCTGGTCCTGATGATCGCGCCGGTCGCGCCGCACCTGGCCGAGGAGCTGTGGCACCGGCTCGGGCACGCGGACTCCGTGGTGCACCAGCCCTTCCCGCAGGCCGACCCGGCGCTGCTGGTCGACGACACGGTCACCTGCGTGGTGCAGGTCCTGGGCAAGGTGCGGGACCGCCTCGAGGTCGCCGCAGACATCTCCGAGGCCGACCTGGAGGCCGCGGCGCTCGCGCTGCCCCGCATCCAGGAGCTGCTGGCCGGCAAGACCGTCCGCAAGGTGATCGTCCGGGCGCCCAAGCTGGTCAACGTGGTGGCCGGCTGA
- a CDS encoding Cof-type HAD-IIB family hydrolase gives MPAQPWTTVGDGPHDVRLVVADMDGTLLTAAGEVPEGFWPLLDEMGRRGVTFVPASGRQLATLQRVFERAPARLSYVAENGTLVVHEDEVVSTTTVSADVAREVIGTVRDAVAEGADLGLVLCGVRSAYVERTDEAFLAEVRTYYARLEVVEDLTAVDDGVLKLAAYDMVDAERHVEPVFGAVAQTHQVVVSGKHWIDVMARGVDKGQGVRALQERLGVSPAQTAVFGDYLNDLQMLDAGDYSFAMANAHPDLLAAARYLAPAYDEDGVVQVLTHLLARR, from the coding sequence ATGCCTGCCCAGCCCTGGACCACCGTCGGTGACGGCCCGCACGACGTCCGGCTCGTCGTCGCCGACATGGACGGCACCCTGCTGACCGCGGCCGGCGAGGTGCCCGAGGGTTTCTGGCCCCTCCTCGACGAGATGGGTCGTCGGGGCGTGACCTTCGTCCCCGCGAGCGGACGGCAGCTGGCCACGCTGCAGCGGGTCTTCGAGCGGGCGCCGGCGCGGCTGTCGTACGTCGCGGAGAACGGCACCCTGGTCGTGCACGAGGACGAGGTGGTGTCCACCACGACCGTCTCGGCGGACGTCGCGCGGGAGGTCATCGGCACCGTGCGCGACGCCGTCGCCGAGGGCGCCGACCTGGGGCTCGTGCTGTGCGGGGTCCGCAGCGCCTACGTCGAGCGGACGGACGAGGCCTTCCTCGCCGAGGTGCGCACCTACTACGCCCGGCTGGAGGTCGTCGAGGACCTGACGGCCGTGGACGATGGGGTGCTCAAGCTCGCGGCCTACGACATGGTGGACGCCGAGCGCCACGTCGAGCCGGTCTTCGGCGCGGTCGCGCAGACCCACCAGGTGGTCGTGTCCGGCAAGCACTGGATCGACGTCATGGCCCGCGGCGTGGACAAGGGCCAGGGGGTGCGGGCGCTGCAGGAGCGGCTGGGCGTGTCGCCCGCGCAGACCGCCGTCTTCGGCGACTACCTCAACGACCTGCAGATGCTCGACGCCGGCGACTACTCCTTCGCGATGGCCAACGCCCACCCCGACCTGCTCGCGGCCGCCCGCTACCTCGCCCCGGCCTACGACGAGGACGGCGTGGTGCAGGTGCTCACCCACCTCCTCGCCCGCCGCTAG
- a CDS encoding histidine phosphatase family protein: MGKRIIVLRHGETGHNAAGIWQGQLDVELSEVGMAQARAAAPVLAARRPDLIVSSDLARAAATADLVGELLGVQVERDERFREIHVGEWQGRSGAEIRAEYPEDADKLLTGEDFRRGRSGESVADVAARALQGAHEVIGRLGDEGLAVIVSHGVAARALAAELVGMPQQQAWLTLSGLRNCHWTELGQARSGSWRVDTWNVGAPDAVEGAPWPTER; encoded by the coding sequence ATGGGCAAGAGGATCATCGTGCTGCGTCACGGCGAGACCGGGCACAACGCGGCCGGGATCTGGCAGGGGCAGCTGGACGTCGAGCTGTCCGAGGTCGGTATGGCGCAGGCCCGTGCGGCCGCACCCGTGCTCGCCGCCCGGCGACCAGACCTGATCGTCTCCTCCGACCTGGCCCGCGCCGCCGCCACCGCCGACCTGGTCGGTGAGCTGCTCGGCGTCCAGGTCGAGCGGGACGAGCGTTTCCGCGAGATCCACGTGGGGGAGTGGCAGGGCCGCTCGGGCGCGGAGATCCGGGCCGAGTATCCCGAGGACGCGGACAAGCTGCTGACGGGCGAGGACTTCCGCCGGGGTCGGTCCGGCGAGTCCGTGGCCGACGTGGCCGCGCGCGCCCTGCAGGGCGCCCACGAGGTCATCGGCCGGCTCGGGGACGAGGGTCTCGCGGTGATCGTGTCGCACGGCGTCGCGGCGCGTGCCCTGGCGGCCGAGCTGGTCGGCATGCCCCAGCAGCAGGCCTGGCTCACCCTCTCGGGGCTGCGCAACTGCCACTGGACCGAGCTGGGGCAGGCGCGGTCGGGCTCCTGGCGCGTCGACACCTGGAACGTCGGGGCACCGGACGCCGTGGAGGGTGCGCCGTGGCCGACCGAGCGGTGA
- the rsfS gene encoding ribosome silencing factor: MTATPRAIELAKAAALAADDKRARDVVALDVSDQLALTDVFLLASAPNDRQVRAIVDEIEDKLRPLGAKPVRREGEKDGRWVLIDFVDIVVHVQHTQEREFYGLERLWKDCPEIDLALPDPAGREDEDDAYADNPTRVTGWPGLRD, from the coding sequence GTGACCGCCACCCCGCGCGCCATCGAGCTGGCCAAGGCCGCCGCTCTCGCCGCCGACGACAAGCGCGCCCGCGACGTCGTCGCGCTCGACGTCAGCGACCAGCTGGCCCTGACCGACGTCTTCCTGCTCGCGTCCGCGCCCAACGACCGCCAGGTCCGGGCCATCGTCGACGAGATCGAGGACAAGCTGCGCCCGCTCGGCGCCAAGCCCGTCCGCCGCGAGGGCGAGAAGGACGGCCGCTGGGTCCTCATCGACTTCGTCGACATCGTCGTGCACGTGCAGCACACGCAGGAGCGCGAGTTCTACGGCCTGGAGCGGCTCTGGAAGGACTGCCCCGAGATCGACCTGGCGCTGCCCGACCCCGCGGGTCGCGAGGACGAGGACGACGCCTACGCCGACAACCCCACCCGCGTCACCGGCTGGCCGGGCCTGCGAGACTGA
- the nadD gene encoding nicotinate-nucleotide adenylyltransferase yields the protein MGGTFDPIHHGHLVAASEVQSLFDLDEVVFVPTGRPWQKDAEEVSPAEHRYLMTVIATASNPRFSVSRVDVDREGPTYTIDTLRDLRRLNPDAELFFITGADALSKILSWKDVDELWGLAHFIGVTRPGYVLSESGLPPERVTLTEVPAMAISSTDCRDRVAAGKPVWYLVPDGVVQHINKYTLYAAAAPAVSGDLGLAAVVTEPEAVEPDAPASSEAQPRPTHLEDPA from the coding sequence ATGGGTGGGACCTTCGACCCCATCCACCACGGGCACCTCGTCGCGGCCAGCGAGGTCCAGTCCCTCTTCGACCTGGACGAGGTCGTCTTCGTGCCCACCGGGCGTCCCTGGCAGAAGGACGCCGAGGAGGTGTCACCCGCCGAGCACCGCTACCTCATGACGGTGATCGCGACCGCGTCCAACCCCCGCTTCTCGGTGTCCCGCGTCGACGTCGACCGCGAGGGCCCGACATACACCATCGACACCCTGCGGGACCTGCGCCGGCTCAACCCCGACGCCGAGCTGTTCTTCATCACCGGAGCGGACGCGCTGTCCAAGATCTTGTCCTGGAAGGACGTCGACGAGCTCTGGGGGCTCGCGCACTTCATCGGCGTCACCCGACCCGGCTATGTCCTCAGCGAGTCCGGGTTGCCTCCCGAGCGGGTCACCCTCACCGAGGTGCCGGCCATGGCCATCAGCTCCACCGACTGTCGCGACCGCGTGGCGGCGGGCAAGCCGGTGTGGTACCTCGTGCCCGACGGGGTCGTGCAGCACATCAACAAGTACACCCTGTATGCCGCCGCGGCTCCCGCCGTGTCCGGCGACCTCGGCCTCGCCGCCGTGGTGACCGAGCCCGAGGCCGTCGAGCCCGACGCACCCGCCTCGTCCGAGGCCCAGCCTCGCCCCACCCACCTGGAGGACCCTGCGTGA
- a CDS encoding glycosyltransferase family 2 protein — MVPELSVVIPMYNEEQVLPLLVQRLRPVLDGLGASYEVVAVDDGSRDQTAVLLQRYRREWPQLRVVRLRANSGHQAAISAGLESAAGDYVVTLDADLQDPPETIADMLHAARDEGVDVVYGVRADRSTDTVFKRETAKAFYSVHSRLTGMQTAGNAGDFRMMSRATVEAIKALPEHGRVLRFVVPALNFPSTTVSYRREERAAGESKYPLMKMVMLSIDSIIGFSLKPLRLATWFGFGGFVLSLFFILYAVIGRLSGHAIAGWASTLALIALVGGLQLLCLGILGEYLGRMYQQMQDRPTYFIAYDSGHDPDDHRFALPRSARAATGSLPPASTSAGGATRVEHAVVEDTRVPGQVPTDAAS; from the coding sequence ATGGTGCCCGAGCTGTCCGTCGTCATCCCCATGTACAACGAGGAGCAGGTGCTCCCCCTGCTGGTGCAGCGGCTCCGTCCGGTGCTCGACGGCCTCGGCGCGAGCTACGAGGTGGTGGCCGTCGACGACGGCTCGCGCGACCAGACGGCGGTGCTGCTGCAGCGCTACCGCCGCGAGTGGCCGCAGCTGCGGGTCGTGCGGCTGCGCGCGAACTCCGGCCACCAGGCGGCGATCTCGGCGGGTCTGGAGTCGGCGGCCGGGGACTACGTGGTGACCCTCGACGCCGACCTGCAGGACCCGCCGGAGACCATCGCGGACATGTTGCACGCGGCCCGTGACGAGGGCGTGGACGTGGTCTACGGCGTGCGCGCGGACCGCTCCACGGACACGGTCTTCAAGCGGGAGACGGCCAAGGCCTTCTACTCCGTGCACTCCCGCCTCACCGGCATGCAGACCGCGGGCAACGCCGGCGACTTCCGGATGATGTCGCGCGCCACCGTGGAGGCGATCAAGGCGCTGCCCGAGCACGGACGGGTGCTGCGCTTCGTGGTGCCGGCGCTGAACTTCCCGTCCACCACGGTGTCCTACCGCCGGGAGGAGCGAGCGGCCGGCGAGTCGAAGTACCCCTTGATGAAGATGGTGATGCTGTCGATCGACTCGATCATCGGCTTCAGCCTCAAGCCCCTGCGCCTGGCCACGTGGTTCGGCTTCGGCGGCTTCGTGCTCTCGCTGTTCTTCATCCTGTATGCCGTGATCGGCCGACTCAGCGGCCACGCGATCGCGGGGTGGGCCTCGACGCTGGCCCTCATCGCCCTCGTCGGCGGCCTCCAGCTGCTCTGCCTCGGCATCCTCGGGGAGTACCTCGGGCGGATGTACCAGCAGATGCAGGACCGCCCGACCTACTTCATCGCCTACGACTCGGGTCACGACCCGGACGACCACCGGTTCGCGCTGCCCCGGTCGGCCCGGGCGGCGACCGGGAGCCTGCCCCCCGCCTCGACGTCGGCCGGGGGCGCCACCCGCGTGGAGCACGCGGTCGTCGAGGACACCCGCGTCCCCGGTCAGGTGCCCACCGACGCCGCTTCCTGA
- a CDS encoding class I SAM-dependent methyltransferase, producing the protein MDRSEVSKLTRLEERHWWYAERRHILARLIEGLAPGRALDIGAAGGGNTRVLRDRGWQAVALEYTRDGAAEAATRGLPVTRADATSLPFATGSLDLVMAFDLLEHLGDDAACVREVHRLLRPRGTFLVAVPVDMALWSEHDVAVGHVRRYTRGQIRNLLQAGGFQVERRFAWNVLLRPVVAIRRRSSRGSDLEELHPLVNLALRAVVAVERHLPVRDLPGVTEFLVARRR; encoded by the coding sequence GTGGACCGCAGCGAGGTCAGCAAGCTCACCAGGCTGGAGGAGCGGCACTGGTGGTATGCCGAGCGACGGCACATCCTGGCCCGGTTGATCGAGGGCCTCGCGCCGGGCCGGGCCCTGGACATCGGGGCCGCCGGTGGTGGCAACACCCGCGTGCTGCGTGACCGCGGCTGGCAGGCGGTGGCCCTGGAGTACACCCGCGACGGCGCCGCGGAGGCGGCGACCCGGGGGCTGCCGGTGACCCGTGCCGACGCCACGTCGCTGCCCTTCGCGACCGGGTCGCTGGACCTGGTGATGGCCTTCGACCTGCTCGAGCACCTGGGCGACGACGCCGCCTGCGTGCGCGAGGTGCACCGGCTGCTGCGGCCGCGGGGGACCTTCCTCGTGGCGGTGCCCGTCGACATGGCGCTGTGGTCCGAGCACGACGTCGCCGTGGGCCACGTGCGGCGCTACACCCGCGGGCAGATCCGGAACCTGCTGCAGGCCGGGGGCTTCCAGGTCGAGCGCAGGTTCGCCTGGAACGTCCTGCTGCGCCCCGTGGTGGCGATCCGGCGCCGCTCCAGCCGGGGCAGCGACCTGGAGGAGCTGCACCCGCTGGTCAACCTCGCGCTGCGGGCGGTCGTCGCCGTCGAGCGGCACCTGCCGGTGCGGGACCTGCCGGGCGTGACCGAGTTCCTGGTCGCCCGGCGCCGCTGA